The genomic DNA ACGACGTCAACAGGAGGTAACCATGGATTTCATACGACAATTGATTTCTCTAATAACCGTCTTCGCTAGTTACGTAGAATCTCCCGGCAACGGGGCTGAGAAGAAAGAGAAAGTGAAACAGATGATAAAGGACGCGCTTCCGGATGAAGAGTGGAAGATCGATCCAGAATTCTTCGACTTCATTCTGGATGTCTTCATAGACCTCGTCGTCATGTTCCTTAATAAGGGCCTTTGGAAGACGGCGATGAAGGTGCTGGTGAAATGATAGTTATTTGCAGATAGCGATTGAGAAACGTAATGTTTCTGAGCGACTAGAACACAAACAAACCCACTGTATTTCACCTTCTTTTATAGCCCGGCTTCAAAGCCGGGTCTTCTTTTTAACAATCAAAATCGTCAATTTTGATTTCAATGTAAACTCCTTTATAATTTTGTTTGGATTCGGTCATTTTTTTGGGGATGCTTGGAACGAGAGAAGGAGGATCGAAATGAGAAGAACTATCTTCTTTCTCTTATTACTTTTGCCTACATTGGTATTTGGATTAGAACCGATAACCCTTCGAATTGGCGATGCTTCTACCACCTACTACAGGGAAGAAAGTCTTTCGCTTCTCATATGCCAGTCTAATCTTAACTAGCTGATCCGATTGAAAAGTCACTTGAGATTTCTAACCCTTCTTTTCTGTGGAAACGTGAAAACGGCCAGATTGTTTAGAAAGAGAACTGAAAGATATCTTGATTTTTGATTTTTATGTTACAAGAGATATAATGTACTTAAATTAGTTCTTATTAAGGCATGTGTCAAGTATAGTGGCACTTAACTAAAGCAAAGCGTTACATTAGCATTCTACCAACAATTTTCATATGAATAACATTGTACAAGATGAATTGAGGTGATGATTTTGCGATTGCTCGCAACATATGAAACTCCGGATCCCTTTCCTCTGGACTACCGAAAGGGATTCATGTCGCTTATAAAGGAATCACTAAGAACTTCCTCTGAAAAAGAGTTTGAAAGAGTTTACGGTGGACGTGCCGGCAGAAATATCGTCTTCAACTGTTGCTTTGGAAAGGATATGCGAATAGACAAGAAGAGGGAGAATATTGTTCTGAATTCCCCAACGTTTCTCTTTGAACTCTCCAGCCCAGACACCAAACTCATAGCAATGATCTATAACGGGCTCAGGAAGAACCGCGAATACGCAATCTTTGGCTCAAAGATCAAGCTCAAAGACATTACGCCTGTAAACACTCTTATCAGATCTAAAGATAGAATCCGTGTTCGTTCTATCTGTCCCGTCTTAATAAAATCAAATCCAGATATTGGATCAAGATATCTGCTGCCTGGAGAAGATGCCTTCTATGGCAGCCTTAATCACTTCTGCAAAGTGAGATATGAAGAATACTTCTCAGAGGAGTTTGAAGGAAGCGTAGAGCTTATTCCTCTTGAGCTGAAAAGAGTAGTGGTGAAGCACATGGGAACCTACCACACAGGATTCAAAGGGATTTTCGAACTAATCTCTTCGACCAATATGCTTCAGTTCCTGTATGATGCTGGAATAGGAACGAGGACGTCGCAGGGCTTTGGAATGCTGGAGCTGATATCATGAAAGTCTACGCATCTAACTGGCTAATAAACATGGGAATAGTAGGTCTGCTGAGAATCTTGAAGCATTCTGGTGTGGATATCACCACGCTCTTCAACGAAGACGGTTCAATAGAGCTGACAGAAGACCTGTTGGATAACTTCGGGCACAAGTATCTTGCCTACAGTCTCTACTGGTTTACAAAGGAAATTCTGACCGATCTTCCCTATAAGGAGAACCTTAAAGTACAGATACAGACTGCGGTTGGGAAGCTTGAAGAGGCGCTGAATGAAACAAACAAACAACTGACAGAAAAGCCGAAGAACAAAGAATCTCTAACCAAAAGGAAGAAACAGATAGCAAAAACACTTGAAAAACTCTCGAAGTTTCCCAATGAATTCAACTGGCTTCTAAACTATTACCCAAATCTGAATCTCATAGCAAATCCGTCTAGTAAGACAGAGAAACGAGCAGAACTCATAGAAGAAGAATTCGTAATCCCCGCCACCAGTTCAATTAATGAAACACAGGATGATTCTCAGCCACTCTGTTCATTGTGTTCAAGGGTAAGGTCAAAACCTCTTGAGAAAGGAAAATCCATCTTCTCGAAATCTTTGTTCTCTTCCCTTGGAGTAAGTCCGGATAGTTTCATGAACTATTTCTTTGATCTGGAACCGCATATGTACGTTTGTCCAGTCTGCAGGTTCTTACTGGTCTGCGCTTACGCTGGATTGACCAGGAAGC from Mesotoga infera includes the following:
- the cas6 gene encoding CRISPR-associated endoribonuclease Cas6, yielding MILRLLATYETPDPFPLDYRKGFMSLIKESLRTSSEKEFERVYGGRAGRNIVFNCCFGKDMRIDKKRENIVLNSPTFLFELSSPDTKLIAMIYNGLRKNREYAIFGSKIKLKDITPVNTLIRSKDRIRVRSICPVLIKSNPDIGSRYLLPGEDAFYGSLNHFCKVRYEEYFSEEFEGSVELIPLELKRVVVKHMGTYHTGFKGIFELISSTNMLQFLYDAGIGTRTSQGFGMLELIS